TTGTCTCGTGCATTACCGATCCTAGGTGTGTTGCTAAAGAGCATTACGTCCCTCCAGACGATGCAGAAGACTTGTCTATCGACATTCCGGACAAGGAGAGAGGCGTGATTCCCCTGTGGGCACTAAATGTTGTTGATTATGTGGGTGCAGAGACCGCCGCAAGTAGAATTGAAACTGATGGTGGTGTAGTGGGGTGCTAGACCCAAAGAAATATCAAACAACGACTATTGGTGGGGtctcaaagaagaaggcgattGGTCTTTCCAGCCTCTTGGGCAAGAATGGATAGCTACGTTTGTCACTTTCCGCGAATTTTTGAATCATTTACTCACCCGTCGTTAGACCCTGGCCTCTTCCTAGCCATTCCCATCTTCCTTATACTATGGAAGACACCTGCCTCGCTCTCCCCATCACTCCTCAAGCAGAGCGTCTCGACTCTGCTCTTCTGCTGGCCAAGCGTTCTGCCTACTTTCATTACCACCATGTCtctcctccatctttctgGTCCAATCTGACTCTCATCGATGGTGTTAGTCTCATCTCTACGAGCAATGTCGATGAAGGAAAACCTTTACCAACAGGCATCGAGAccattggaagaaaatctGTCGACGAATACACCAAACTCGTGGGGGGTGTGAAAGCTATGATTGGTATTGGTGCCCCTGTCATCTCTCCTAGCGCCTATACTTCTTTGTGAGTGCCTTTTTCTGATACTTGAGGTAACATCGGTTGAACAAAAACAGGTGTCAAGCAACTCCTTTTGTTGTACCAATTTTCTATGAGCCACCTGTTGATTCAGAATGGCGTCACTACTCTGGTTACTCCCAACATGGCCCTGCTCTCCGCCTCGGAGAACCATATGTCTATTCTTACCATGCCCACAATTACACTTCCTTGCTCGATGCTGTCAAGAGGGCTATGGCTACTCCTATTGAGCCATATATTCCAGATGATATGAGGTACGATTATGCGTTACCAAAGTTGCAAGAATATCTCAACAGGGATTTAGAAGCAatgatgaaggaaaaagttTCAAGGAATGGGGGCAGGATTCCGAGGTTGCTAAAAGGGGCGAGGGAGAGGTGTTATGAATTGAACAGGTGCCGACCATTGCTTGAATCCGGTCGAATACCAGCTGTGCCGGTCTCATGAGGGGGTGAATGGTATAACTAATCGTCATACAAAGACGTTGCAATAGGTGTTGTTTTGACTCATTATGAGTAGTGTATGTTTGTATGATACGTGAATAGACTACATAGACATCATAGTTGGAAGGTTGTGTATTTACTGCTTACATTGACGTTTTTGAATTTATAATTTAATGTACAATTATTGAGCCATGCCTATCCATTGATGTCTATAATTGCCAAGCTATCATGTCTTTTAAGCAGCTCCCGGTATCATTCTCTGCTCGTGGtcttttttcatctttcccttcCTCCTTCTGCCAACGTGGTTCTCATTGACTTGCCCCATCACGATATAATCCGCTTCTACATACTTGAGAGCTTGtcctttcttttctaattTCATATTTCCCCAGggtctcttctcttctttacGCCACTGTTTGAGTTTggcaatctctttttctatcTTGCTCTTATCGACAGGAATGGATCGGGGACGAGGTATGATGTGTTCAGGTGGTGGAGTCTTGGATCTCGAAGATACTGTGGACGCTGTCCGGTATGTCGTCGTGGTAAGGGTAGccttgcttttgcctttAGGGTTAGACCCAATAGTGAGCACCTTCCTAGTATTCCCAACTGGAACAGCGTTAGAGCCTGTTCCTATCGCATTTACACTGTCTCCCAGCATTGGGAAAGCTCCGCCACCACTCTCTGCAATTAATCTTTCTTCCCTCTCCCTTCCCTTTTCCAATTCTTCCAGCCTTTCCTTGTCAAGCTGTTCTTCTAAATCTCGCTCAACTTGTTGAATTAGCCGAGTAAGTTGAGTAGGAGAGTAGAGGGGTTTGCCGCAAGAgggacaaggaagatgaggagcGTGTAGTTGACAAAGAACGAGGGCACAGTGGTTACAGAGAGGAGTATATTGATTGAGGCCGTGTATTCGAGCTAATTGTTATCAGTATGGCTTAATAATACTCGCCCTTGGCCCAAGATGCTCTTACCTTGGCAAAAGCAATTGTTGCCTTGTTCTGGCTTAGGTCCCTCGTTCTGCACAGTTTTCAGACTCTCAATAactccttcaatcttttgaaCTTGACGGCTTTTTGGCACATCCCAAACCCTTTCagctttctttcctttacCTTTACCTTCAGTTGTTACTCGTGATTTCGCCTCGATGACATTGATGGAAACACTGCCGGCCTGTCGTTGGCGAGGGACAGGCGTGGACGAACCGGAACCGGGACGAGTAGCACTACTTCCTTGTCTAGACGACGATCTCCCAATCTGATCAGACACATCATCTGCCTCTTGGTTCTTCTTATAGACTTTACCAGCCGGCCCAAAAGCATTCTCAACATTAGTTGAGCTTCCTCTCATGGCAGCGCCTGATGTTTCCAGAGTGGACGAAGTCGAAGCGGAAACGGAGGCAAAAGATTTGccttttatctttgcttcAGAGATACGGGTATCAGAAACCAGAGTGACATTAGGGATAGAGGATACAGTATTGGTCAGAGAAGGGAAACGGTAAGCAAGGTAGCGGTTTATAAAGTCTTTGGCCTGTTGGGAAGAACCAAGGAAGTCCTGAGTTCTGTGGATCAGTATTTATACATTGGTACTGATCACCATTGAGCAAACGCACTTGTAGATGAGCTCTAAGCCGTGTCTCTACGTTCTGCTTCTCAATTTCTGGGACAATCATCTCTCTGActgtctcttcatctagAAAGCAATCTCGGCATGAGCTCAAACATACATCCTAAAGCCAATGCACTCACCAAGCATAAGTATTTTGGTTATGTCTTTGACAACCCATGGTGGACGTTGAGAAGGAACCATGatcaatgaagaaaaggaaagaaacTTTGAAATGTAAAAAGTGCTAAAATGAATTCTAAAAGAAATCTCAATTGCCTGCCGGAACCGATCCGAACATATTTTCCTATTAATTTCATTCATACGAATAAATTCATGTTACAGATTATCTGCATGCATACATTGTACCAAAATCCGTCGTCAATCCCTACCCGTACACACTATACGGCATACCGTCCCGCAGCACCACCTCTACTATCAACCGTATTCAAAGCCTGTACGGATCCCTCTACCAAGACTCGTCTAATCTCATCGACTGCTGTCTTGACTCTCAATTCATCATTGCTCTCAATCAATAAACTCAATTTTGGTTCTCCGCCTATTGCAGGTTCTTCACTGGGTGGGTAGTATCGTCCACGCATTGTTATACTTGCACCAGAGATCTCTTGTAAGAGTGTCATCTGCTCCTTATTTGTAGCCTTCCAACGCGCTTTTTGAGGATAATCATTGATAGGGAATATGGCGTGCCAGTCGGTAGCATCTGGATCCTTAGTCCTCGAGCCTACAGAAAGACGAGGAGCAGATGTAGCTTGTGCTAGACCGAGCTTCTCAGCCTTGGTAAGCTCGATAGACTGAGTAAGTTTAGCTACCACTTTGGCCAAGTTTTGTGCATCGACATGACGGCCTTCGCTCTTAGCCTTCTCAAGAGCAGCAAGCGTTTGCGCGGGTAAAGCTGCCATGGCATTCTTTGAATTGTATGCGGCCTGAGTAGGAACACGATCAGGTGCAGGACCATGAACGATATCCACTTTGATTTCTGTAAATGTATAGTCTGCGTCGCCCTTGTGAGATGTCTCTGGTGGCTTGAATTCGTTGGTTTTCGCTTTGTAAGGAATCACAGCGCCTTCACGAGAGGATAATGACAAAGCCTCGGAAGTGTCGCCATAAGTGTACTTTTCAGCTCgatccttttcctctcgGCGGCGCTCGATACGTTCAAGACCCTTGCCTGTATAGCCACTGCCCGCAGCACGAGCCTTGCCGGATTTAATCTTGCCCAGGAAGCCTACCAGGTGCATCAGTCGCTTCATCGCAGTGAAGAACATAGATGCTTACCATCAGACATTTTCCTCAAGTCGTCAGATACAAACGCCTTACTAGCCTCCAACGCACGTACAATATCCACAGAAAACTTTTCCTGTTCTGGAGTAATGAATGTGATGCAAATACCCTTATTACCTGCTCGCCCAGTACGGCCGGCTCGGTGAACGTAATCCTCCATGTGATTAGGAGCATCGTAATTGATGACAAGTTTTAATTCTTTAACGTCCAATCCTCTAGCCGCCACAGATGTAGCTACAACAATCGGAATATCGCCGTTCTTAAAATTCTTGATGGCCTCATCTCGATCAACTTGTTCTTTACCGCCATGCAATGACGCACATACATAACCTCGTTGCAATAGCTCCCTGAACAAATCATCGGCTGATTCCTGACGGTCGACAAAGACGAGAGTTCGGAAATCATCGTcctctttgttttcttcgCCGATTTCACCAAGAATTTCAAGTAAACGAGTAAATTTCGTGTCGCTTTCACGAACTTCGACACGCTGATCAATTTCAGGAGCGACGACTGACCTACCACCAACTGTGATTTCCAATGGCTTTACCAAAATCCGTCTAGCGAGAGATTCCATTGTTTTGGGGAAAGTGGCAGAAAACAAGACTTTTTGAGCGTCAGGACGGACGTTGTTCACAATTTTCATTACTTGAGGCTCGAATCCCATGTCAAACATTCGATCAGCTTCATCCATGATAATACATGTCGTTCTGCGGAGATTCGTTACTCGTCCATTGTTGGCAGTAAGAAGATCAATCATTCGACCTGGGGTACAGACAACAATTTCTGCACCTTTTTTCATATTCGAGATATCTTCACTTATGGACGAGCCACCTACGCAGCAAGATACTCGCAAGTTGATTACTTTGAGGAATGGTTGGCATTCTTTGTAGATTTGACTCGCTAACTCTCGTGTTGGAGACAAGATAACTGCAATTGGTCCTTCACCACCCCCGGAAACGGGACGTTGGTCTCGGACGTGTCGAAACATagggagaaggaaagcGACCGTCTTACCCGAGCCTGTTTTGGCTATACCGATAACGTCTCGACCAGACATAATTGCAGGGATAGCCTGGGCCTGTATTGAGGTGGGAGTTTCCCATCCTTGATGTTTGATAACATCCAAGCAACCTTGCGGGAGACCAAATGCGCCCCAGTTTTTGACTGGACGAGGAGCATCTGTGCCACGAATCTTGATACCATCCATTTCCAAACGTAACAactcaacttcttcttcgtccatCTCTGAGACTTCCACAGGAGGAACATAGAAAGCTTTACGGAATGGTTCATATTTAATTTTTTCATGGtcaggaggaggaagatcCTTCTTTCGGGATTTGGCGGCAGCTTGTCTTGGGTCTTGTTAATTGATACTCTAGGTATTGCGACATTGTACTCACTGCAAAAGAGCCTCAGCCTCTGCtaatttatctttttccacACTCTTGACAAGGTGTTCTTCGTCACTGTCTTCATCCGCAACCCTGAGTCCCATCCGCTTAGCATCGGCTAAATTTACTTCTGATACTTGTTCAGCATTCTCGCGCATAAAAGCATCCAATggatcttcttcctcttcttcaggttTTTTGTCTACATCCATTTTTGTATCATCTGTATTGTTACTCTCTATCTGCACaatatcatcttcattgtcatctccttcagcCACAGCCATGTCATTGCCAATCGCTCCGACCTGGGCTGCTTCACCAGATTGAACTTGAGGATCAAAGTCGGGGAGATCAAGCTTTTGTAGTTTACGGTTCGtgacatcttcatcattgaGTGCAGCAACTTCTCTTTTGAGAGGTATTGAGCCGGTGCTTTTGATCGGAAGACCAATACGAGATAGAGTCAAGGCGGTGGGCTTTGGCGGCAGGCCAGCAGCTGCGTCGCTCAATAAGTACATTGGAAAAGGCATAGATAATCAGATAACGCACCTTtgtgaggaagagggaCGGGTAACTTCGATTCGTCCTTCTTCCAGGCTTCCGACCTCTCCTTGGCCTTGTGTC
The Cryptococcus depauperatus CBS 7841 chromosome 1, complete sequence DNA segment above includes these coding regions:
- a CDS encoding pre-mRNA-processing ATP-dependent RNA helicase PRP5, with the translated sequence MPHSPDRRKSSHRSHRSPSPSRYDRSRSSANTRPDHRKATRYDDERDHKHRDRDRDYREKDHDRDDDRRRYDDDRDRYSSRRRDDRDNRRRDDRDRDYDRRRDRQSNKDYRSNGHQRSLSPTRPTSRSPLPVASTSRETAGEKRHKAKERSEAWKKDESKLPVPLPHKAAGLPPKPTALTLSRIGLPIKSTGSIPLKREVAALNDEDVTNRKLQKLDLPDFDPQVQSGEAAQVGAIGNDMAVAEGDDNEDDIVQIESNNTDDTKMDVDKKPEEEEEDPLDAFMRENAEQVSEVNLADAKRMGLRVADEDSDEEHLVKSVEKDKLAEAEALLQQAAAKSRKKDLPPPDHEKIKYEPFRKAFYVPPVEVSEMDEEEVELLRLEMDGIKIRGTDAPRPVKNWGAFGLPQGCLDVIKHQGWETPTSIQAQAIPAIMSGRDVIGIAKTGSGKTVAFLLPMFRHVRDQRPVSGGGEGPIAVILSPTRELASQIYKECQPFLKVINLRVSCCVGGSSISEDISNMKKGAEIVVCTPGRMIDLLTANNGRVTNLRRTTCIIMDEADRMFDMGFEPQVMKIVNNVRPDAQKVLFSATFPKTMESLARRILVKPLEITVGGRSVVAPEIDQRVEVRESDTKFTRLLEILGEIGEENKEDDDFRTLVFVDRQESADDLFRELLQRGYVCASLHGGKEQVDRDEAIKNFKNGDIPIVVATSVAARGLDVKELKLVINYDAPNHMEDYVHRAGRTGRAGNKGICITFITPEQEKFSVDIVRALEASKAFVSDDLRKMSDGFLGKIKSGKARAAGSGYTGKGLERIERRREEKDRAEKYTYGDTSEALSLSSREGAVIPYKAKTNEFKPPETSHKGDADYTFTEIKVDIVHGPAPDRVPTQAAYNSKNAMAALPAQTLAALEKAKSEGRHVDAQNLAKVVAKLTQSIELTKAEKLGLAQATSAPRLSVGSRTKDPDATDWHAIFPINDYPQKARWKATNKEQMTLLQEISGASITMRGRYYPPSEEPAIGGEPKLSLLIESNDELRVKTAVDEIRRVLVEGSVQALNTVDSRGGAAGRYAV